The Solanum pennellii chromosome 11, SPENNV200 genome contains a region encoding:
- the LOC107002843 gene encoding 40S ribosomal protein S5, whose translation MEEASVVAVDNQKPQQEKPHTDVLLFNRWSYDDVQIADISVEDYITATANKHPTYTPHTAGRYQAKRFRKAQCPIVERLTNSLMMHGRNNGKKLMAVRIIKHAMEIIHLLTDLNPIQVIVDAVINSGPREDATRIGSAGVVRRQAVDISPLRRVNQAIYLLTTGARESAFRNIKTIAECLADELINAAKGSSNSYAIKKKDEIERVAKANR comes from the exons atggaagaagcTTCAGTAGTAGCAGTGGACAACCAAAAGCCGCAGCAAGAGAAGCCTCACACTGATGTTTTGCTTTTCAATCGTTGGTCATATGACGATGTTCAG ATTGCTGATATTTCTGTTGAGGATTACATAACTGCTACTGCTAACAAGCATCCTACATATACACCACACACAGCTGGGAGGTACCAAGCCAAGCGGTTTAGAAAGGCTCAATGCCCAATTGTGGAGAGGTTGACCAACTCACTGATGATGCACGGAAGGAACAACGGGAAGAAGTTGATGGCTGTTCGTATTATTAAGCATGCTATGGAAATTATCCATCTGTTGACTGACCTAAACCCAATCCAAGTGATTGTTGATGCTGTTATCAACAG TGGACCAAGAGAAGATGCAACTCGTATAGGTTCTGCTGGTGTTGTGAGGCGACAAGCTGTTGATATTTCTCCACTCCGTCGTGTCAACCAGGCAATATATCTCCTCACAACTGGTGCACGTGAGAGTGCTTTCAGGAACATCAAGACCATAGCAGAATGCCTTGCAGATGAACTCATTAATGCTGCCAAGGGATCTTCCAACAG CTATGCTATCAAGAAGAAGGATGAGATTGAGAGGGTTGCCAAGGCCAATCGTTGA
- the LOC107004593 gene encoding uncharacterized protein LOC107004593, with protein sequence MVMLMSSTSSFSLLPLNPNPSTSTTAAVVGNSPAVLHNVNCCTDYLFRIVSSHRIRQVAVRNSNRTAEVTSSSDSVTDLESAASVVRKFYAGINRRDLDSVEELIAEDCVYEDLVFPQPFVGRKAILDFFKKFTDSVGSDLQFVIDDISKEDSSAVGVTWHLEWRGRPFPFSKGCSFYRLEVVNGQRKILYGRDSVEPAVKPGETALVAIRGVAWLLQKFPQLADRL encoded by the exons ATGGTGATGCTTATGAGCAGCACCTCATCCTTTTCTCTCCTCCCACTCAACCCAAACCCCTCTACATCTACCACTGCCGCTGTCGTCGGCAACTCACCCGCCGTTCTTCATAATGTCAACTGTTGTACAGATTATCTATTTAGGATCGTTTCTAGCCATCGGATAAGACAAGTGGCTGTACGGAATAGCAATCGAACGGCTGAGGTTACTTCATCGTCTGATTCTGTAACTGATTTAGAGTCGGCGGCGAGTGTGGTGAGGAAATTCTATGCCGGAATAAATAGGCGGGATTTGGACTCTGTCGAAGAACTTATTGCTGAGGATTGTGTGTATGAAGACCTTGTATTTCCTCAACCTTTCGTTGGCCGTAAG GCAATTCTAGATTTTTTCAAGAAGTTCACTGATTCAGTTGGTTCTGATCTGCAATTTGTTATTGACGATATATCCAAGGAGGATTCATCAGCTGTTGGAGTCACATGGCACTTGG AATGGAGGGGAAGACCTTTTCCATTTAGCAAAGGATGCAGCTTTTATCGATTGGAAGTGGTGAATGGCCAGAGGAAAATACT TTATGGCAGAGACAGTGTGGAACCTGCAGTCAAGCCTGGGGAGACGGCATTG